From Staphylococcus delphini, one genomic window encodes:
- a CDS encoding PTS mannose/fructose/sorbose/N-acetylgalactosamine transporter subunit IIC codes for MDILWWQILLLTIYAGVQILDNLSFGFLAQPVMAGLISGLVMGDVTTGLIIGGGMQLTILGVGTFGGASHIDANSGTVLSVAFSVAIGMNPEQALATLGVPVASLMIQTDILARFTNTFFAHRIDSKIEKMDYRGIERNYLYGAIPWSLSRAVPVFLALTFGSNIVKPVVNYLNTDLKWLGDGLTLAGALLPAVGFAILLKYLPLKRHYPYFILGFVITALFVTIFGGLTTLGTSVAGLDKNFTAAMGPLPMLAVALIGFSLAAMAYQRSTQTAPRYAGQQRQQSNVDDEGEIEDDEL; via the coding sequence ATGGATATTCTATGGTGGCAAATTTTACTTTTAACAATTTATGCAGGTGTCCAAATCCTAGATAACTTATCATTTGGATTTTTAGCACAACCTGTTATGGCCGGCCTTATCAGTGGTCTCGTTATGGGTGATGTCACTACAGGCCTTATCATCGGGGGCGGTATGCAATTAACCATCCTCGGTGTAGGGACATTCGGTGGTGCGTCTCATATCGACGCCAACTCAGGGACTGTTTTATCTGTTGCCTTTTCGGTAGCGATTGGGATGAACCCAGAACAAGCCCTAGCAACATTAGGTGTACCAGTAGCGAGCTTAATGATTCAAACAGACATCTTAGCACGTTTCACAAACACATTCTTTGCGCATCGTATTGATAGCAAAATTGAAAAAATGGACTACAGAGGCATTGAGCGTAACTACTTATATGGTGCCATTCCTTGGTCGTTATCACGTGCGGTTCCTGTATTCTTAGCTTTAACTTTCGGTAGCAATATCGTTAAACCGGTCGTGAATTACTTGAACACAGACTTAAAATGGTTAGGTGATGGCTTAACATTGGCAGGTGCTCTTTTACCAGCTGTTGGTTTCGCAATCTTATTAAAATACTTACCATTAAAACGTCATTACCCATACTTTATTCTTGGTTTCGTCATTACTGCATTATTCGTTACGATTTTTGGTGGTTTAACAACATTAGGGACTTCAGTTGCTGGGTTAGACAAAAACTTTACAGCTGCAATGGGTCCACTTCCAATGCTTGCAGTTGCTTTAATCGGTTTCAGTTTAGCAGCAATGGCTTACCAACGTAGCACGCAAACAGCACCAAGATATGCGGGTCAACAACGTCAACAGTCAAATGTAGATGATGAGGGGGAAATAGAAGATGACGAACTCTAA